A genome region from Lytechinus pictus isolate F3 Inbred chromosome 14, Lp3.0, whole genome shotgun sequence includes the following:
- the LOC129276107 gene encoding fibrinogen C domain-containing protein 1-like has translation MTLKSLPRDCSEVLLSGATGSGRYIIYPQDNGDPFYAYCDTETDGGGWTVIQNREDGSVSFFRDWNDYKYGFGNVNSEHWLGNDKIHRLSAQTYYVLRVELEDFEGDRKYAEYDYFRIGDEETGYKLLLGTYQGDAEDSLSFHGNKRFHTHDRDSEHQCATNSKGAWWYGQCFESNLNGVYKGRPRPASAHNIIWSGWKGYETALKKAQMKIRPASYHSSEATDG, from the exons ATGACCCTAAAGAGCCTCCCTCGTGATTGCTCGGAAGTTTTGTTGTCAGGGGCAACGGGAAGCGGTCGTTACATCATCTACCCACAAGATAACGGGGATCCATTCTATGCGTACTGTGATACGGAGACTGATGGAGGAGGATGGACG GTGATTCAAAACCGCGAGGACGGAAGCGTGAGTTTCTTCCGGGACTGGAACGACTACAAGTACGGCTTCGGTAACGTCAACTCCGAGCACTGGCTCGGGAACGATAAGATTCATCGCCTCTCAGCCCAGACCTACTACGTCCTCAGGGTGGAACTCGAGGACTTCGAAGGTGACCGGAAGTACGCCGAGTATGATTACTTCCGGATAGGTGACGAGGAGACGGGATATAAGCTCCTACTAGGCACCTACCAAGGTGATGCAG AGGACTCGCTCAgtttccatggcaacaaaaGGTTCCACACGCACGACCGGGATTCGGAGCACCAATGCGCCACGAACAGCAAAGGGGCGTGGTGGTACGGCCAGTGCTTCGAGAGCAACCTGAACGGGGTCTACAAGGGGCGACCTCGCCCTGCCAGCGCCCATAACATCATCTGGTCTGGGTGGAAGGGGTACGAGACGGCTCTTAAGAAGGCTCAGATGAAGATCAGACCGGCTTCCTACCACAGCAGTGAGGCAACGGACGGTTAA